The Bosea sp. 685 DNA window GCCCGGACGAATACCGTGCTCTGCTGGACGCAGCGGGTTTTGAGGTTGTCGATCACGCCGTGGAAGACCCGAGCTGCGATCGAACCGTCTGGCTGGCTCGCCAGGGCGGGTGACCGGACCGGCGGCTGCTTCATGCGACGGGCTGAACGCTGCCAGAGCGCGGACCGCCGGATAGCGGGCCTGCGGATCAGGCCTCGTCCATTGCACGCTATCGATCGACTCAGACGAACGGTGATATGAGAGCGCCGACCTCAGCGGCGCGGTATCCAGCGCCAAGCCCGGATACGCATAAGCGATGCGAATTCTCCTCGTGGAAGACGAGCCGGAAATGGCGGCTGCGCTTTGCTCGACCCTGAGTCTGCACGACATGGTCGTCGATCATGCCGCGACGCTGGCGGAAGGCGCGGAAGCGATAGAGGCCCCGGTTCACAACGCGATCCTTCTCGACCGCCAGTTGCCGGATGGCGATGGCCTCACGCTGATCCCCAGGCTTCGCGCGAAAAAGCATCCCACGCCGGTGATCGTCCTCACCGCACGCGGCGATGTCACGGACCGCGTCGCTGGCCTCGACCTCGGGGCCGATGATTATCTCGCCAAGCCTTTCGCGATCGACGAATTGCTGGCGCGGCTGCGT harbors:
- a CDS encoding response regulator transcription factor; this translates as MRILLVEDEPEMAAALCSTLSLHDMVVDHAATLAEGAEAIEAPVHNAILLDRQLPDGDGLTLIPRLRAKKHPTPVIVLTARGDVTDRVAGLDLGADDYLAKPFAIDELLARLRAVLRRPVGLAPDTLRAGRLEFDWRDRCASIDGVTLDLPRRELLVLEALLRRRGRTVQRAALEEAVYGFDDEIQSNALDMHVSRLRRKLADAGAGLEIHGIRGVGYLLKQAM